Proteins from a genomic interval of Syngnathus typhle isolate RoL2023-S1 ecotype Sweden linkage group LG15, RoL_Styp_1.0, whole genome shotgun sequence:
- the LOC133168604 gene encoding polypeptide N-acetylgalactosaminyltransferase 10-like gives MRRKEKRRRRRRRLLQLAGLLVAALLFLPNVGLWSLYRDRVFDRAAAAAATAAADGGWRTQGVKRMRKVVQIGPDGVRRTDWHDYDAMRRDAARVGNGEQGKPFPMSESDGADLAYRENGFNIYVSDRVSLNRSLPDIRHPNCKRKLYREKLPSTSVIIPFHNEGWSSLLRTVHSVLNRSPPELIAEVILVDDFSDKEHLKGPLGEYMDRLPKVRIMRTKKREGLIRTRLLGAGAAKAQVITFLDSHCEANVNWLPPLLDRIAQDRKTIVCPMIDVIDHDNFGYDAQAGDAMRGAFDWEMYYKRIPIPARLQKDDPSEPFESPVMAGGLFAVDKKWFWELGGYDSGLEIWGGEQYEISFKLWMCGGRMEDIPCSRVGHVYRKYVPYKVPGGISLAKNLKRVAEVWMDEYAEHVYRRRPEYRHLSAGDMTAQKELRSRLGCKNFKWFMSEVAWDLPEHYPPVEPPAAAWGEIRNVASGMCMEVKHFVSGSPVRLENCAKSRGDVAWSQGQVLTLGWRQDIRVGHPAHTRKVCLDAVSHRSLVALYDCHGMKGNQLWRYRKDQSLYHPVSNSCVDSSPSERRVFMNACDASLLSQRWLFERTNGTVLERFNRGTD, from the exons ATGAGGCGGAAGgaaaagcggcggcggcggcggcggcggctgctgcaGTTGGCCGGGCTGCTCGTCGcggctctcctcttcctccccaaCGTCGGTCTGTGGTCCTTGTACCGGGACCGGGTGTTCGacagagcggcggcggcggcggccacggcggcggcggacGGCGGCTGGCGGACGCAG GGGGTGAAGCGGATGAGGAAGGTGGTCCAGATCGGGCCAGACGGCGTGCGACGGACGGACTGGCACGACTACGACGCCATGCGAAGGGACGCCGCTCGAGTTG GAAACGGCGAACAGGGAAAACCGTTCCCCATGTCCGAGAGCGATGGGGCGGATCTGGCCTACAGGGAGAACGGCTTCAACATCTACGTCAGCGACCGCGTGTCGCTCAACCGCTCCCTTCCGGACATCCGCCACCCCAA CTGTAAACGGAAGCTGTACCGCGAGAAGCTGCCCAGCACCAGCGTCATCATCCCGTTCCACAACGAGGGCTGGTCATCGCTGCTCCGGACGGTCCACAGCGTCCTCAACCGCTCGCCTCCGGAGCTCATCGCCGAGGTCATCCTGGTGGACGACTTCAGCGACAAAG AGCACCTGAAGGGGCCGCTGGGGGAGTACATGGACCGCCTGCCCAAAGTACGCATCATGAGGACCAAAAAGAGGGAAGGTCTGATCCGGACCCGTCTGCTGGGCGCCGGCGCCGCCAAGGCGCAGGTCATCACCTTCCTGGACTCGCACTGCGAGGCCAACGTCAACTGGCTGCCTCCGCTACTCG ACCGGATCGCCCAGGACCGGAAGACCATCGTGTGCCCGATGATCGACGTGATCGACCACGACAACTTTGGCTACGACGCGCAGGCGGGCGACGCCATGCGCGGCGCCTTTGACTGGGAAATGTACTACAAGCGCATCCCCATCCCCGCCCGCTTGCAGAAGGACGACCCCAGCGAGCCTTTTGA GTCTCCGGTGATGGCGGGCGGGCTGTTTGCCGTGGACAAGAAGTGGTTCTGGGAGCTGGGCGGGTACGACTCCGGACTGGAAATCTGGGGAGGGGAGCAGTACGAGATCTCCTTCAAG TTGTGGATGTGCGGAGGTCGCATGGAGGACATCCCGTGCTCCAGGGTGGGACACGTCTACAGGAAGTACGTGCCCTACAAGGTCCCCGGCGGGATCAGCTTAGCCAAG AACCTGAAGCGCGTGGCCGAGGTGTGGATGGACGAGTACGCCGAGCACGTGTACCGGCGCCGGCCCGAATACCGCCACCTGTCCGCCGGCGACATGACGGCGCAGAAGGAGCTGAGGAGCCGCCTGGGCTGCAAGAACTTCAAGTGGTTCATGAGCGAGGTGGCCTGGGATCTGCCCGAGCACTACCCGCCCGTGGAGCCCCCCGCCGCCGCCTGGGGCGAG ATCCGCAACGTGGCCAGCGGCATGTGCATGGAGGTCAAACACTTTGTGTCGGGCAGCCCCGTGCGCCTGGAGAACTGCGCCAAAAGCCGCGGCGACGTGGCCTGGAGTCAGGGTCAG GTCTTAACGCTGGGTTGGCGCCAGGACATTCGCGTGGGCCACCCGGCGCACACCAGGAAGGTTTGCCTCGACGCCGTCTCCCACAGAAGCCTCGTGGCGCTCTACGACTGCCACGGCATGAAGGGAAACCAGCTCTGGCGCTACCGCAAG GATCAGAGCTTGTACCACCCGGTGAGCAACAGCTGCGTGGACAGCAGCCCCAGCGAGCGCCGCGTCTTCATGAACGCCTGCGACGCATCTTTGCTTAGTCAGCGCTGGCTCTTCGAAAGAACCAACGGCACCGTGCTGGAGCGCTTCAACCGGGGCACCGATTGA